The Candidatus Woesearchaeota archaeon genome window below encodes:
- a CDS encoding DEAD/DEAH box helicase, producing the protein MGNFSNLGLKKEILAVLSRLHFTESLEVQDAIIPLALRGKDIVFTSRTGSGKTLAYLLGFLGKINPKHGIQMLVLVPTRELCIQVGKEITKVCDPLGIKVGMLYGGREIAGDHMTTKKRNNIMVGTPGRLIQHINAKNIKVGDVKYLVYDESDQMFDRGFFDECVYVKKRVSSDVQTIFSSATMTEKVQQFIETALPGHEVLKIGDLVPKKIIQEKLFCTIPEKKEVLLRFLRHKKFSRVMVFCNRKDRTAELTRFLSAHKFHAKELSSNLMQDERFNTLNLFKDGKIHILITTDVAARGLQIENVDLVVNYDAPTRAEFYIHRIGRTGRRDKPGYCLSLICPEDDNRFADIEFDFDVSVAELDTEFKRKKM; encoded by the coding sequence ATGGGAAACTTTTCTAACCTCGGCTTAAAAAAAGAAATACTGGCAGTGTTGTCCCGATTACATTTCACCGAATCATTAGAAGTTCAAGATGCAATAATCCCTCTGGCACTGCGCGGCAAAGATATCGTATTCACCTCACGAACCGGCAGCGGGAAAACACTCGCGTATCTTCTCGGCTTTCTTGGAAAAATCAATCCAAAACACGGCATCCAAATGCTGGTACTCGTTCCCACGCGGGAACTTTGTATCCAAGTTGGGAAAGAAATAACTAAAGTGTGCGATCCTCTCGGAATCAAAGTGGGCATGCTCTACGGCGGCAGGGAAATAGCCGGAGACCACATGACCACAAAAAAACGAAACAACATCATGGTTGGCACTCCGGGACGGCTTATCCAGCATATAAACGCAAAAAATATCAAAGTGGGAGACGTCAAATACCTTGTTTATGATGAGAGCGACCAGATGTTTGACCGCGGCTTTTTTGACGAATGCGTGTATGTAAAAAAACGGGTGAGTTCAGATGTTCAGACGATTTTTTCTTCAGCTACCATGACTGAAAAAGTGCAACAATTTATTGAAACAGCGCTGCCGGGCCATGAAGTATTAAAAATAGGCGACTTAGTCCCCAAAAAAATTATTCAAGAAAAACTGTTTTGCACTATCCCTGAAAAGAAAGAAGTGTTGCTGCGCTTTCTTCGCCATAAAAAATTTAGTCGCGTGATGGTTTTTTGCAATAGGAAAGACCGAACTGCGGAACTTACTCGATTTTTATCAGCCCACAAATTCCATGCCAAAGAATTAAGCAGCAACCTCATGCAAGATGAGCGTTTTAACACGCTCAACCTTTTCAAGGATGGAAAAATCCACATTCTCATAACGACTGATGTTGCTGCTCGCGGGCTTCAAATTGAAAATGTGGATCTGGTTGTCAATTACGATGCTCCGACACGGGCGGAGTTTTACATCCATCGAATAGGAAGGACTGGTCGGCGGGATAAGCCCGGGTATTGTTTATCGTTAATATGCCCCGAAGATGACAACCGGTTTGCTGATATTGAATTTGATTTTGACGTGAGCGTCGCAGAACTTGATACAGAATTTAAAAGAAAGAAAATGTAA